The window TCTGGGCTATCCCCCTGTAAAAGGTAGGTTGCATACGCGTTACGCACCCGTGCGCCGGTCTCAAAATCAGCAAGCTGATCTCTACCCCTCGACTTGCATGTGTTAGGCCTGCCGCTAGCGTTCATCCTGAGCCAGGATCAAACTCTTCGTTGTTAATCTTTAAATATTATTCCCAACTATAAGTCCTTACTCAAGTATGACGTTGTCTTTTTTGTTTTAATTCTTGTCTTACCAAAAATTGTGCTGTCAACAATATATCAATGAACTTCTCTTATTATATAAAGAAACTTACGTTCTCTCTCTTTTTGTGTCGCTCTACCCTTTCGTAAAGCGGGTGCAAATATAGAAACTCTTTTTCATTTAAACCAAATCTTTTTTTGCTTTTTTTGAAAAAAATTTTCGGCCGGTTTTAAACCATTTTTACACCGCTCCATCTCAATGAACTCACTCCTCAAAACCCGTTAATTTCGTGCCTCTCAAAGCGGGTGCAAATGTAAAAACTCTTTTTCTTTTCAGCAAACTTTTTTTTCAGTTTTTTTTCTGAAAATTTTATCGCCTTAATCTTCTATATCCCGCACTATGTCTATGAACTTCGCTTATCCCAACGCATCGTCTCTCTCTCAAAGCGGGTGCAAATATAGAACTCTTTTTTACATTAAAACAACTATTTTTTAATATTTATTTCAATAAAAACAATCGCCTGAATCTAAACGATTGAAACACAAAAAAATGCGCCTGAAAAAATTTGAGGAAAGCTAAGTTATAAAAACTATTTTAGTTACACAACTATTTTTTTATTGCCTGTTCGCCCACTTATTAGTTAGTGTTGCATAGTCATAATCTAAAACTGAAGGCTGTCTTGGAATCCTGTTTACAGCAAAGGCTCTTTGCAGTATATCTTCTATCAGGTAATCTTCATGAACCGATTCCGGATGAAACTCCTCTTTTAATGATATATCAAACATACTGGCCGTCGTATTATACCAGAAAGCCCTCCATCCGCTTCTTAGCTCTTTAACAAGATCAAATGTCGTTACCCCCGTTTGCCTGTGAATTAACTTTACCAGAATCTGTCCTTCAGTCCTTGTTAGCTTCTTTAACTCTTCGGTAAACTCTTCCTCCATATATTTCTGCAGTCTCTTTGTGTATTGTCTCCGCTTGCGCTTCGATTCTATTTGCTCAAGGCGCTCATTAAGCTGAACCAATCGTTCTGCCGCCAACTTGGCATAAGGATATACCTTGATGGTTTTCCTCCTTAATATATAATACTGTATCCTTTCTTTCCTGTCATTAAACTTTAACGGTTGAAAAATATACACCGGCTCCAATACAATTTCCGGTACCGGAATAGAATCTCCGTCGACAAAATATAATGTCCGGGTAGTATCGGCAGGCTCTTCCACCTGAGCCTGGACACAGAACACCGAAAGGGTTAGTATAAAAAATATGATCCTCTTCATCTAAGCAACTTAAAATCATTCAAAAATAATAAAATACCATAGCCTTAACTATTAAATGTATGTGAATATTGCTAATTTCGTGAACTAAATTTTTGACTTATGGCGAAAAAGAAAATCATCAACAAGAAATCAATCAACTTCTTAGAGAAATATCTAAACAATGCAGCCCCTACAGGATATGAATGGGAGGGTCAAAAAATCTGGATGGAGTATCTGAAACCTTATGTAGACACCTTTATTACCGACACCTACGGAACTGCCGTGGGAGTTATCAATCCTGATGCCCCTTTTAAGGTCGTTATCGAAGGACACTCAGACGAGATTTCATGGTATGTAAATTATATTACCGACAATGGTTTAATATATGTTATCAGGAACGGGGGAAGCGATCATCAGATAGCTCCTTCTAAAGTAGTCAACATACATACAAAGAAAGGTATTGTAAAAGGAGTTTTCGGATGGCCGGCTATCCATACCAGAACTAATGAAAAAGAAGAGACCCCGAAATTAGATAATATCTTTATCGATATAGGAGCAAAAGATAAAGAGGAAGTAGAAAAAATGGGAGTTCATGTTGGTTGCGTGATTACCTATCCTGATGAATTCTTTATTTTAAACGACAATAAGTTTGTATGCCGGGCAATCGATAACAGAGCCGGCGGATTTATGATTGCCGAAGTAGCACGCCTTTTACATGAGAATAAGGTAGATTTGCCTTTTGGCTTATATATTACGAATTCTGTTCAGGAAGAAATCGGGTTAAGGGGAGCTGAAATGATTACACAGACCATAAAACCCAATGTCGCTATTGTTACTGATGTTACCCACGATACTACAACACCAATGATCAATAAGAAAAAACAAGGCCTTGCCGAGATAGGGAAAGGTCCTGTAATTTCTTATGCCCCGGCAGTTCAAAATAAGCTTCGCGAACTTATTATAGAAACAGCTGAAGAAAAGAAAATCCCTTTCCAGCGCATGGCAGCCTCCAGATTTACAGGAACTGATACGGATGCTTTCGCATATAGCAATGGCGGTGTGGCATCTGCCCTTATTTCTTTACCGCTAAGATACATGCATACTACCGTAGAAATGGTTCACAGGGAAGACGTTGAAAATGTTATTAGACTCATCTACGAGTCTATTTTGAAAATCGATCCGAACAAAAGCTTTAGCTATTTTGACTGATGGATGAATATGTAGACATATTAGACGATCAGGGTAATTATACCGGAAAATCGATATTAAAGTCTGAGGCCCATAAACTGGGCCTTTTCCACCCTACCATTCATGTCTGGCTCTATACCAACAAGGGAGAGGTTTTAATCCAGAAGCGCGTTGCTACCAAAAATACATTTCCAGGATTGTGGGATGTATCTGTAGCCGGTCATATTTCGGCAGGAGAATCAATTCTTACCTCTGCGATAAGGGAGGTTGAAGAAGAATTAGGATTAAAACTCGAGGAATCGGATCTTCACAAAATCGGAACACACAAACATACAAGTACCCACGGCACTATTATAGATGCAGAATTTCACCATATATATATAGCTGAATTAAAAGTTCCTATAGATACACTGACTTTGCAAGCATCTGAAGTCGACGCTATAAAATTAATACCTCTTCGGGAATATACCTCTGAGATCAACAAAAAACACGCAAGCAATCACTATGTTGTTTTGGATGAAGCGTATTGCGAATTGGTTTTTGAGCGTTTGCAGCAAGCGATAAAAATGTAACAAAAACACACTTTTCAAGCAATTGCTTTTTAAGTATTTTAGTACCATGAAACCAACATGGATTTTTTTTAATCAGATTTGATATCAAATTATGATAAACACTATTCATGTACGGAGCGTAACGGCAACAGCTGCACATGAAATTTTTGCACCGTTTTCCGTTGGGCAGAAATTTTTTAAATACATGAAAAACACCATAGCTGAAAGAGTCGCAGATTTTTTAAAGCGATACCCCCCCTTCGATTTACTTAGTAAGGAGCAATTGATAGAGATCTCCGGGCAAGTCCGGATTACATATCTCGAAAAAGACAGTATTGTCTACAAACAAGATGAGAACGGGCATGACCAGTTTTATGTAGTACACAAGGGAGCTGTTGAATTGAAACGCGAAGAACAGGATAAGGTTAAGACCGTTGATTATTGTGATGAAGGTGACATCTTTGGCCTGAGACCACTTTTTGCCAATGAGAGCTATGCGATTACTGCTATTGCCGAAGAAGAATCTATTGTATATGGTATACCTATAGACACCTTTAAACCAATTGTAACACAAAACCTGAATATTGGCAACTTTTTAATTGAAAGTTTTGCCTCTAACACCAAAGACCCTTTTTCTAAAGAATACACCAAAAAATTATATGCAGACGACGACGTTATACTGAAAAACGACCCTGAAATATTCGACTTACAACCCGTAAAATATGTAAAGAAAGTTGTCTGGGCCCAACCGTCTACAATTATTAAGGAGGTGGCTCAGTTGATGAACAGTAAAAAAGTAAGTTCTGTCATCCTGAAAGAAAACGGGGTGCCACTGGGGATTGTAACAGATAAAGATTTTAGAAACCTGGTCGCCACCGGTATTGTTGCCATAGATAGACCTGTATCTGAAATAATGTCTTCACCCGTTTTATGCTACCCCAAACACACGACCATCGCTCAGGCACAAATAAGCATGATGAAACATAATGTGAGTCATTTATGCATTACCAAAGACGGTACGTCTAACTCTAAAGTTATAGGAATAGTTTCAGACCACGATATTGTTCTTATGCAAGGGAACAATCCCTCAGTATTGATGAAAGCCATTCAAAAGGCCAACAGTACCAAAAAACTAAAAGCCATACATAAAAAAATTCAGGTACTCTTAAAAGGATATATCCGGCAGAACATTCCTCTTACACACATATCTAAAATAATTTTCGAACTGAACGACGCCACCATTAAAAGGGTTATAGACAGAACCGTCGAGAAAATAGGGGAACCTCCGGTTGAATTTGCATGGATTTCACTGGGAAGCCAGGGAAGAAAAGAACAATTACTCCATACGGATCAGGACAATGCAATCATTTTCGAGGATGTTCCGGCTGATAAATCAGAAGAGGTCAGAGCGTATTTTTTATTGCTGGCCAAAAAAGTAACCAAAAGACTTAATATCATAGGATACGAATATTGCAATGCCGACATGATGGCAAGAAACCCTAAGTGGACCTTAAGTCTGTCGGAATGGAAAAAACAATTTACAAAATGGACCTCCACTGCGGGTGACGATGAAATTCTATTATGCTCTATTTTCTTCGACTACGATATATCTTATGGCAATTCCTCTCTCACTACAAGTCTCGCAGACCATATTTTCGACATTACCAAAGACAATCAGCGCTTTCTTTCGATGCTTGGAGTAAGTGCCCTGAGAAATCCTTCTCCCATGGGATTCTTCAGGCAGTTTCTTGTCGAAAAAGACGGGGAGCACAAAGATTTGTTCGATCTTAAAAAAAGAGCTCTCATGCCTATTACTGACGCAGGGAGGCTTTTAATCCTTCAGCATCGGGTAAAGAACATCAATAACACAGCCGAACGATTCGAGAAGTTGGCGCAACTGGAACCGGAAAACAAAGAGTTATACCTCTCCTGCTCTTATGTAGCCAAGTCGTTATTAAAATTCAGAACAAAACACGGCTTAATGCATAATGACAGTGGACGCTATATAGAGTTGGCAGCACTCACCAAGGAAGAAAAAATGAAGTTAAAACGCTGCTTCAAAATCATCACTCAGGTGCAGGAATTAATTAAATTCAGGTTCAACCTAAGTCATTTCTTATGATAAACTGGTTCAAGAAAAGAAACAGGGAAACACTCCCTGATTACTGGCGCGCATACCAGGACCTCTGTAATCAAAAACTTCCTGAAAATATAAAGGAGGTACGCTTTGTAATTTTAGATACGGAAACTACTGGTTTCGATTATAAAGAAGATCGTATTTTAAGCATTGGTGCCATCACATTATTAAACAATCGCATCGATCTTTCAGAAAGTTTCGAGATATATATTAAACAAGATCGCTTTAATCCGCAAACAGTAGCTATTCACGGCATCATTAAAAATGAAAAAGTCAGCATGCTCGATGAAGAAGACGCTATGAAACTTTTCCTGAAATATATCGAAAATGCAGTTTTAGTAGCACATCATGCAGGTTTCGATATAGGGATGCTTAACCAGATATTAAAAAGAATGGCATTACCCAGACTGAAAAACAAAGTACTCGACACTATGATCTTATTCAAGGCTACGCGAATTACTTCTAATCTCATTGACCGGGACAAAAACTACAGCCTGGACGAAATTGCGGAAAATTATAATATAGAAGTCAAAGACCGCCATACAGCAGCAGGTGATGCATATATTACTGCCATGGCTTTTATAAGAATAATAGGCCAGTTAAATAAAAACGGAAAATTAACTACAAAGGATTTACTGAAAATATAAAGGATGCCTAAAAAGTCTTATAATTACTGTATGTCAGGTTGAGCCCTTCGGCTATCGTTCAGGATAAATTAAAGTCGAAACCTAATGATAATCAGACGCAACTAGTTTCCGGCTGAACCCGAACAAACAACAAATAACACTTTTTAGACATCCTCCCTTTCAGTTATACTAATACATCTTCCATGATCTTCTCTACGACATCCGGATTTAATAAAGTAGAGGTGTCTCCCAGGTTGGCGGTGTCTTTAGAAGCTATCTTTCTCAGTATACGCCTCATGATCTTACCACTTCTTGTTTTTGGCAGTCCGCTTACAAACTGAATCTTATCAAGTTTGGCTATAGGTCCGATCTTATCGGAAATCTGCTGGTTAATCTCTTTTCGTAAATTATCCCGGTCTCTGTACTCTCCTATGTCTTTCAGCATTACATATCCGTACAACGCATTTCCTTTAACGTCATGCGGAAAACCTACAATGGCAGATTCCGCTACTGCAGGATGTTCGTTAATCGCATCTTCAATCGGAGCAGTTCCCAAATTATGTCCTGAAACAATAATAACGTCATCAACCCTGCCGGTAATACGATAATAGCCTACCTCATCTCTCAATGCACCGTCTCCTGTAAAATATTTATTTTCGAATGCGCTAAAATAAGTATCTTTAAAACGTTGGTGGTCTCCCCATACGCTACGCGCCATTCCCGGCCAAGGAAACTTAATACACAATCGTCCGTCTACCTGATTTCCTTTTACTTCCTCTCCGTTCTCATCCATTAAAGCCGGTTGAATACCAGGCATCGGAAGGGTTGCATAGGTAGGCTTGGTAGGCGTCACAAATGGGATTGGCGAAACCATGATACCACCGGTTTCTGTCTGCCACCAGGTATCAACAATCGGGCATTTCTTTTTTCCCACATGATTATCATACCAATGCCATGCTTCTTCATTGATCGGTTCTCCCACCGAACCTAGTACTTTTAAAGAAGATAAATCGTATTTTTCTACCAATCCAACATCTTCTTTGGCCAAAGCCCTGATGGCAGTCGGTGCCGTGTAGAACTGGTTTACCTTATGCTTTTGAACGATCTCCCAAAACCTTCCGGAATCGGGATATGAAGGCACTCCTTCAAACATGACTGTCGTTGCACCATTCGCTAACGGACCGTATATAATATAACTATGCCCTGTTATCCAGCCTACGTCTGCAGTACACCAATACACGTCATCTTCCCGGTATTGAAAAACGTTTTTAAATGTATAGGCGGTGTAAACCATATACCCTCCTGTTGTATGCAACATCCCTTTTGGTCTTCCCGTCGAACCCGAAGTATAGAGAATGAATAACGGATCTTCTGCATCCATAATCTCAGGAGTACATATATCACTTGCTTCATCCAATAATGGTTGTACCCATTGATCTCTGCCTTCCTTCATATTGATCTCAGAATCGATACGCTTAACAACCAATACCGACGCTACACCGGGACAATCTTCAAGAGCTGCATCAACGATCCCCTTAAGATCTATACTCTTACTCCCCCTGTAACTTCCGTCGGAAGTAATGACCATTTTACAAGTAGAATCATTAATTCTTGTTGCCAGCGCCGTAGAAGAAAACCCTGCAAATACTACCGAATGAATAGCACCGATTCTGGCACAAGCTAAAACAGCTACGGCCAGTTCAGGGATCATTGGCAGGTAAATACATACCCGATCTCCTTTTTGAATTCCCTGAGATTTTAATACGTTAGCAAATTTGTTTACACGGTGGTATAAATCTTTGTAGGTAATATGCTCGGCAGGCTCGTTTGGGTCATTCGGCTCCCATAAGATTGCTGTCTTATCCGACCTGATATGTAAATGCCTGTCAATACAGTTTTCTGTAATATTCAGTTTTGCATTTTCAAACCATTTAATTTCGGGCTTATTAAAATCCCAGCTAAGAACCTTATCCCACTTTTTACGCCAAAGAAAATGTTCTTCAGCTACCTCTTCCCAGAAGTTCTCAGGTTCTCTTACAGATTTTCTGTAAACATGATAATACTCATCAAAACTTTTAATGTGATAGTTACTCATTTTATGCTTTATTATAATATTTTCAATTAAAGACGCATAAATTTATAAAATTGAAGAAACTATCATAACAATCTAATGGTTAAAATTAGAAAAAGCCACATTTTCGTGGCTTTTTGTTAAAACAGGTTTTGTATATTTTCAAGGGGATGTGTTTCTTGTGACCCTTTTTCCATATCCTTCAAAACAAAAGTATGATCATTCAGCTCTTGCTCTCCTATCATTATTACTTTCGGAACGTTCCTCTTATTAGCATACTTCATCTGCTTGTTCATTTTGGACGTATCGGGGTACAATTCAGCATTTATTCCGTTCATTCTCAGGTTTTTTATAACCTTCATGGATTGCATAGCTTCCTTCTCTCCAAAATTAATAAACAACACATCCAGTTCTTTTGAAACTGTTTCCGGAAACAAGTTCAGTTCTTCCAGTACCAGGTAGATTCTGTCAAGTCCGAAGGAAATGCCTACACCACTTACATCTTTCAATCCGAATATTCCGGTAAGGTCGTCATAACGGCCTCCCCCTCCTATCGATCCCATTCTGACTCTTTTAGGAGCAGCCACCTCAAAAATAGCTCCGGTATAATAGTTAAGTCCCCTCGCCAATGTAACATCTATATCCAGTGAAGCCGATATTAATCCTAAAACCTCAATGGCATTAACTATAAAGTTTAATTCCTCTACTCCCCTGGTGCCTTCTTCAGAAGTACTCAGCATGTTCTTAAGCTGTTCCAGTTTATCAGCATTCGTTCCGCTAAAATTAAATAACGGCCGAACCTTTTCAATGGCCTCTTCAGAAATGCCTTTTCGGATCATTTCTTCTTTAACTCCTTCTTCTCCTATTTTATCAAGCTTATCAAGGGCTACCGTAAAATCAATAAGTTTATCCTTGGCGCCAATCACCTCTGCAATACCCGATAGTATCTTTCTGTTATTCATCTTAATGGTTACCCCTTCAAGTTTAAGGCTGGAAAAAACAGTATCGTACAACTGTACAAATTCTACTTCCTGCCATAAAGATCCGGAGCCTACCACATCGGCGTCGCATTGATAAAATTCTCTGAAACGTCCTTTTTGCGGCTTGTCTGCCCTCCATACCGGTTGCACCTGATATCGCTTAAAAGGAAACGTAATCTCATTCTGATGCATCACCACATAACGCGCGAAAGGTACCGTAAGGTCATATCGCAATGCCTTTTCGGTGATTTTCAAAGCCAGCTTATTAGAATCTTTACTCTGGTACACTTCATCACGGACCTTAGACAGG of the Zhouia spongiae genome contains:
- a CDS encoding DUF294 nucleotidyltransferase-like domain-containing protein gives rise to the protein MKNTIAERVADFLKRYPPFDLLSKEQLIEISGQVRITYLEKDSIVYKQDENGHDQFYVVHKGAVELKREEQDKVKTVDYCDEGDIFGLRPLFANESYAITAIAEEESIVYGIPIDTFKPIVTQNLNIGNFLIESFASNTKDPFSKEYTKKLYADDDVILKNDPEIFDLQPVKYVKKVVWAQPSTIIKEVAQLMNSKKVSSVILKENGVPLGIVTDKDFRNLVATGIVAIDRPVSEIMSSPVLCYPKHTTIAQAQISMMKHNVSHLCITKDGTSNSKVIGIVSDHDIVLMQGNNPSVLMKAIQKANSTKKLKAIHKKIQVLLKGYIRQNIPLTHISKIIFELNDATIKRVIDRTVEKIGEPPVEFAWISLGSQGRKEQLLHTDQDNAIIFEDVPADKSEEVRAYFLLLAKKVTKRLNIIGYEYCNADMMARNPKWTLSLSEWKKQFTKWTSTAGDDEILLCSIFFDYDISYGNSSLTTSLADHIFDITKDNQRFLSMLGVSALRNPSPMGFFRQFLVEKDGEHKDLFDLKKRALMPITDAGRLLILQHRVKNINNTAERFEKLAQLEPENKELYLSCSYVAKSLLKFRTKHGLMHNDSGRYIELAALTKEEKMKLKRCFKIITQVQELIKFRFNLSHFL
- the hisS gene encoding histidine--tRNA ligase — translated: MAQKPGIPKGTRDFTPAEVSKRNYIINTIKEHFQTFGFQPIETPSFENLETLMGKYGEEGDRLIFKILNSGDYLSKVRDEVYQSKDSNKLALKITEKALRYDLTVPFARYVVMHQNEITFPFKRYQVQPVWRADKPQKGRFREFYQCDADVVGSGSLWQEVEFVQLYDTVFSSLKLEGVTIKMNNRKILSGIAEVIGAKDKLIDFTVALDKLDKIGEEGVKEEMIRKGISEEAIEKVRPLFNFSGTNADKLEQLKNMLSTSEEGTRGVEELNFIVNAIEVLGLISASLDIDVTLARGLNYYTGAIFEVAAPKRVRMGSIGGGGRYDDLTGIFGLKDVSGVGISFGLDRIYLVLEELNLFPETVSKELDVLFINFGEKEAMQSMKVIKNLRMNGINAELYPDTSKMNKQMKYANKRNVPKVIMIGEQELNDHTFVLKDMEKGSQETHPLENIQNLF
- a CDS encoding NUDIX hydrolase — protein: MDEYVDILDDQGNYTGKSILKSEAHKLGLFHPTIHVWLYTNKGEVLIQKRVATKNTFPGLWDVSVAGHISAGESILTSAIREVEEELGLKLEESDLHKIGTHKHTSTHGTIIDAEFHHIYIAELKVPIDTLTLQASEVDAIKLIPLREYTSEINKKHASNHYVVLDEAYCELVFERLQQAIKM
- a CDS encoding 3'-5' exonuclease; its protein translation is MINWFKKRNRETLPDYWRAYQDLCNQKLPENIKEVRFVILDTETTGFDYKEDRILSIGAITLLNNRIDLSESFEIYIKQDRFNPQTVAIHGIIKNEKVSMLDEEDAMKLFLKYIENAVLVAHHAGFDIGMLNQILKRMALPRLKNKVLDTMILFKATRITSNLIDRDKNYSLDEIAENYNIEVKDRHTAAGDAYITAMAFIRIIGQLNKNGKLTTKDLLKI
- a CDS encoding M42 family metallopeptidase translates to MAKKKIINKKSINFLEKYLNNAAPTGYEWEGQKIWMEYLKPYVDTFITDTYGTAVGVINPDAPFKVVIEGHSDEISWYVNYITDNGLIYVIRNGGSDHQIAPSKVVNIHTKKGIVKGVFGWPAIHTRTNEKEETPKLDNIFIDIGAKDKEEVEKMGVHVGCVITYPDEFFILNDNKFVCRAIDNRAGGFMIAEVARLLHENKVDLPFGLYITNSVQEEIGLRGAEMITQTIKPNVAIVTDVTHDTTTPMINKKKQGLAEIGKGPVISYAPAVQNKLRELIIETAEEKKIPFQRMAASRFTGTDTDAFAYSNGGVASALISLPLRYMHTTVEMVHREDVENVIRLIYESILKIDPNKSFSYFD
- the acs gene encoding acetate--CoA ligase, which translates into the protein MSNYHIKSFDEYYHVYRKSVREPENFWEEVAEEHFLWRKKWDKVLSWDFNKPEIKWFENAKLNITENCIDRHLHIRSDKTAILWEPNDPNEPAEHITYKDLYHRVNKFANVLKSQGIQKGDRVCIYLPMIPELAVAVLACARIGAIHSVVFAGFSSTALATRINDSTCKMVITSDGSYRGSKSIDLKGIVDAALEDCPGVASVLVVKRIDSEINMKEGRDQWVQPLLDEASDICTPEIMDAEDPLFILYTSGSTGRPKGMLHTTGGYMVYTAYTFKNVFQYREDDVYWCTADVGWITGHSYIIYGPLANGATTVMFEGVPSYPDSGRFWEIVQKHKVNQFYTAPTAIRALAKEDVGLVEKYDLSSLKVLGSVGEPINEEAWHWYDNHVGKKKCPIVDTWWQTETGGIMVSPIPFVTPTKPTYATLPMPGIQPALMDENGEEVKGNQVDGRLCIKFPWPGMARSVWGDHQRFKDTYFSAFENKYFTGDGALRDEVGYYRITGRVDDVIIVSGHNLGTAPIEDAINEHPAVAESAIVGFPHDVKGNALYGYVMLKDIGEYRDRDNLRKEINQQISDKIGPIAKLDKIQFVSGLPKTRSGKIMRRILRKIASKDTANLGDTSTLLNPDVVEKIMEDVLV
- a CDS encoding DUF4294 domain-containing protein, producing MKRIIFFILTLSVFCVQAQVEEPADTTRTLYFVDGDSIPVPEIVLEPVYIFQPLKFNDRKERIQYYILRRKTIKVYPYAKLAAERLVQLNERLEQIESKRKRRQYTKRLQKYMEEEFTEELKKLTRTEGQILVKLIHRQTGVTTFDLVKELRSGWRAFWYNTTASMFDISLKEEFHPESVHEDYLIEDILQRAFAVNRIPRQPSVLDYDYATLTNKWANRQ